The Streptomyces clavuligerus genome includes a region encoding these proteins:
- a CDS encoding O-methyltransferase, with protein sequence MNRIGTGRTRSAEENTAVENTAMEEAVMAEEDIKSLGLDPVQYRYLLAQAEPPTPVQRRLIAQTRALGPASEMQIPHEQGVLLTLLCRIAAARLVVEVGTFTGYSTLALALGLPPGGRVLTFDISEEWTGVALAAWRDAGVAERIETRLGPAAERLRELPEEPMIDLVFLDADKPGYDTYWELLVPRVRPGGLLLADNVLYAGEAADPRCTGNGRAIRLFNERVRADSRVESVMLPLADGLTIARRLPPSGTGPSGTGPSGTGPSGTGPSDTRPSGTHPSRMRTSGSEASPSGEGER encoded by the coding sequence GTGAACCGGATCGGCACCGGCCGCACACGGTCGGCCGAGGAGAACACCGCCGTGGAGAACACCGCCATGGAGGAAGCCGTCATGGCCGAGGAGGACATCAAGTCCCTGGGCCTGGACCCCGTCCAGTACCGCTATCTCCTCGCCCAGGCAGAACCCCCGACACCCGTCCAGCGACGGCTCATCGCACAGACCCGGGCGCTGGGCCCGGCCTCGGAGATGCAGATCCCGCATGAACAGGGTGTCCTGCTGACCCTGCTGTGCCGGATCGCCGCCGCCCGGCTGGTGGTCGAGGTCGGCACCTTCACCGGCTACTCGACGCTCGCGCTCGCCCTGGGGCTGCCGCCGGGAGGCAGGGTGCTCACCTTCGACATCTCCGAGGAGTGGACCGGGGTCGCCCTGGCCGCCTGGCGGGACGCCGGGGTCGCCGAGCGGATCGAGACCCGGCTCGGCCCCGCCGCCGAGAGGCTGCGCGAACTGCCCGAGGAACCCATGATCGACCTGGTCTTCCTGGACGCGGACAAACCCGGTTACGACACCTACTGGGAGCTGCTCGTCCCCCGGGTCCGGCCCGGCGGACTGCTGCTCGCCGACAACGTCCTCTACGCCGGGGAGGCGGCGGACCCCCGATGCACCGGGAACGGCCGCGCCATCCGCCTGTTCAACGAGCGCGTCCGCGCCGACAGCCGGGTGGAGTCGGTCATGCTGCCCCTCGCGGACGGGCTCACCATCGCCCGCAGACTTCCCCCGTCCGGAACCGGCCCGTCCGGCACCGGCCCGTCCGGCACCGGCCCGTCCGGCACCGGCCCGTCCGATACCCGCCCGTCGGGCACCCACCCGTCCAGAATGCGAACATCCGGCAGCGAGGCGTCCCCCAGCGGGGAGGGAGAGCGATGA
- a CDS encoding HAL/PAL/TAL family ammonia-lyase yields MPPTPVPGAKPSALVSIGPDDPLTLTDLERAAHGPVRIVLAPGVRERVRDCHEFALRRMSDGQEVYGATTGFGPLVDYPGRADAVGQADNTLAHLTAGQGPDLATGLVRAAMLVRLGSLCQGRSGASPQVLDALIDALATDFAPAVPQLGSLGASGDLIPLAYIARALRGEGAAHTGGERLPAAEALARAGLRPLELGGRDALALVNGVSVTAAVAGLAVASLLRSRSAAVLLSAVLTDVLGPEPAFLAPELLDAFGHPETSRVGAELRALLDGTVASGTRSLQEPYSVRCTPQLIGAAAAAIGQAQEVVARDLRSVSDNPLFFPERDLVAHGGNFFGQPAAFACDLATLAAVQLGNLAERQLDLLIDPGRNGGLPPMLSADPGRQHALQGVQLAATALVAAMRRSAHPASIQSLPTNLHNQDVIPFGTQAALNAWETARLLRLLHGSLAVALRQAVHLSGRPQAPACAALTARIALLCAPVEEDRPLDEEVRRVADLLDSLTGGEAEAGTEGEAEGGAGAENGHRTIVS; encoded by the coding sequence ATGCCCCCCACACCCGTCCCCGGAGCCAAACCCTCCGCCCTGGTGTCCATAGGCCCGGACGACCCGCTCACCCTCACCGACCTCGAACGCGCGGCCCATGGCCCGGTGCGGATCGTTCTCGCGCCGGGGGTGCGCGAACGCGTGCGGGACTGTCATGAGTTCGCCCTGCGCCGGATGTCCGACGGTCAGGAGGTCTACGGCGCGACCACCGGATTCGGCCCCCTGGTCGACTACCCGGGCCGGGCGGACGCCGTCGGCCAGGCGGACAACACACTCGCCCATCTCACGGCGGGCCAGGGACCGGACCTCGCCACCGGCCTCGTCCGGGCGGCGATGCTCGTCCGGCTCGGCTCGCTCTGCCAGGGCCGCTCCGGCGCCTCCCCCCAGGTACTGGACGCCCTGATCGACGCGTTGGCCACCGACTTCGCTCCGGCCGTGCCACAGCTCGGCTCCCTGGGCGCCAGCGGCGATCTCATCCCCCTCGCCTATATCGCCCGCGCCCTGCGCGGCGAGGGCGCCGCCCACACCGGCGGCGAGCGCCTCCCGGCCGCCGAAGCGCTCGCCCGCGCGGGCCTCCGCCCTCTCGAACTCGGCGGCAGGGACGCGCTCGCCCTGGTCAACGGCGTCTCCGTCACCGCCGCCGTCGCCGGGCTCGCCGTGGCCTCGCTGCTGCGCTCCCGTTCCGCCGCCGTTCTGCTCTCCGCCGTCCTCACCGATGTCCTCGGCCCCGAGCCCGCCTTCCTCGCCCCCGAGCTGCTGGACGCCTTCGGCCATCCGGAGACCTCACGGGTCGGCGCCGAGCTGCGCGCCCTGCTGGACGGTACGGTGGCCTCGGGGACCCGCTCGCTCCAGGAGCCGTACAGCGTACGGTGCACCCCGCAGCTCATCGGCGCGGCGGCGGCCGCCATCGGCCAGGCCCAGGAGGTCGTGGCGCGGGACCTGCGCTCCGTCAGCGACAACCCGCTCTTCTTCCCCGAACGCGACCTCGTGGCCCACGGAGGCAACTTCTTCGGGCAGCCCGCCGCGTTCGCCTGCGATCTGGCCACCCTCGCCGCCGTCCAGCTCGGCAATCTGGCGGAGCGTCAGCTCGATCTCCTCATCGACCCGGGGCGCAACGGCGGGCTGCCGCCCATGCTCTCCGCCGACCCGGGACGTCAGCACGCGTTGCAGGGCGTCCAGCTCGCGGCCACCGCCCTCGTCGCCGCCATGCGCCGTTCCGCGCACCCCGCCTCCATCCAGAGCCTGCCCACCAATCTGCACAACCAGGACGTCATCCCCTTCGGCACCCAGGCCGCCCTCAACGCCTGGGAGACCGCCCGGCTGCTGCGGCTGCTCCACGGCTCGCTCGCGGTCGCCCTGCGGCAGGCCGTCCATCTCTCCGGCCGCCCCCAGGCCCCCGCCTGCGCCGCGCTGACCGCGCGGATCGCACTGCTCTGCGCGCCCGTGGAGGAGGACCGGCCGCTGGACGAGGAGGTCCGCCGCGTCGCCGACCTCCTCGACAGCCTCACCGGAGGAGAAGCGGAAGCAGGAACGGAAGGGGAAGCGGAAGGAGGAGCGGGAGCGGAGAACGGCCACCGGACCATCGTCAGCTGA
- a CDS encoding polysaccharide deacetylase family protein translates to MLYAGIAWSADGYEVEVIDAEGNRAMAPTHWGAERVPELTAWLGAPGPSSEPPRAVVVESTNGLVDGIFAAAGLTVYRADPWVLPERPDFGSVPARALAERARTDLASLSPLTAEGGGQTGRDDDYHGGIRRSAAREAELARTGRWFRHGPRDRREIALTFDDGPDPLFTGQVLDILARYGVHATFFCVGLHVNALPDEVRRIVDAGHSLGNHTWSHPFLPDLSRRQFRLQLERTDEAFDRAVGRVPRVFRPPYGARTPESLDELLTGGPALALWDVDSWDWARPGPEKIARTVLDHAGPGSLILMHDGGGDRRQSVAALPTVIEGLLERDLRFVAADALVRAAEEGTAETEGADAPLGE, encoded by the coding sequence ATGCTGTACGCAGGAATCGCCTGGTCAGCCGATGGTTACGAGGTGGAGGTCATCGACGCCGAAGGGAACCGGGCCATGGCCCCCACGCACTGGGGCGCGGAGCGCGTACCGGAGCTGACCGCCTGGCTCGGGGCGCCCGGCCCGTCCTCCGAACCGCCCCGCGCGGTCGTCGTGGAGAGCACCAACGGTCTGGTGGACGGGATCTTCGCGGCGGCCGGTCTGACGGTCTACCGCGCCGACCCCTGGGTACTCCCCGAACGCCCCGACTTCGGCTCCGTACCGGCGCGGGCCCTCGCCGAACGGGCCAGAACCGATCTCGCCTCCCTCTCCCCGCTGACGGCGGAGGGCGGCGGCCAGACCGGTCGGGACGACGACTACCACGGCGGCATCCGGCGCAGCGCCGCGCGGGAGGCGGAACTCGCCCGGACGGGCCGCTGGTTCCGCCATGGACCGCGCGACCGCCGTGAGATCGCGCTGACCTTCGACGACGGCCCCGACCCGCTCTTCACCGGTCAGGTGCTCGACATTCTGGCCCGCTACGGCGTGCACGCCACCTTCTTCTGTGTGGGCCTCCATGTGAACGCGCTCCCCGACGAGGTGCGACGGATCGTGGACGCGGGACACAGTCTCGGCAACCACACCTGGTCGCACCCGTTCCTGCCGGATCTGAGCCGACGTCAATTCCGGCTGCAACTGGAGCGGACCGACGAGGCGTTCGACCGCGCGGTGGGCCGGGTCCCGAGGGTCTTCCGCCCGCCGTACGGCGCGCGCACCCCGGAGAGCCTGGACGAGCTCCTGACCGGCGGGCCCGCCCTGGCCCTGTGGGACGTCGACTCCTGGGACTGGGCCCGCCCCGGACCGGAGAAGATCGCCCGTACGGTGCTGGACCACGCCGGTCCCGGCTCCCTGATCCTGATGCACGACGGCGGCGGTGACCGCCGCCAGAGCGTGGCGGCCCTGCCGACCGTGATCGAAGGGCTGCTGGAACGGGACCTGCGCTTCGTGGCGGCGGACGCGCTGGTGCGCGCGGCCGAGGAGGGAACGGCGGAGACGGAGGGCGCGGACGCGCCCCTCGGGGAGTGA